The genomic interval CTTCCCGCACCCTACTCTAAGATTACACCGCCGCAGCCGCGGCCCATGCAGGTCAGACCCCTTTCTCGATGAGATCCGAGGTGCCCGACGCCGGCTCCTCCGGCTCCTCTCGGACAACCTTGGCCTTTGCGTAAGTCTTGAACACACGGGTGACCTCCGCCCGGACCTTCGTCCCCATCAGGCGGCCTGCGCCCTCCACGTCTATGACGTACCCTTCGATTCTTGCGATCCCGTTCTTGGCGTTGGCCATGTGGGGTTCCTCGATTGTCACCTCTATCACGTCCCCGACCGACACCGGCAATGCCTTCTTCTCGACGTCCTCGCGGGTGCCCACGGCGGCGACTACGATGTCCTCTACGCACTGGTCAAAGCTGCCCTTTACGTAGAGGGCCTTGCCGGTCTGTTCCTCGAGGGCCGCGAGGTTGGAGCCACCCGATCCGATCAAGACCGCAGCAACAGACGGGTGGATCAGAACAAGCATTGCCGGCTGATCCGTGGCCTGGGCTTCTTTCTTGATGGCTCTCATGGCCCTGAATGCGAGAGTCTCCTCTGAAAGGATTCTTCCCCTCCCCTCGCACGTGGGGCATGTCTTCATCAGAGATTCCACCAGCCCCTGTTGCACTTTCTTCCTGGTCATCTCCACGAGGCCGAGATGCGTGAAGCCTAAGACTGACGCCTTGGTCTTGTCGCGTGCGAGCGCCTCCTCGAGCTGCTTAATGACCATCTTCTGGTGGTTCTCGTCGTCCATATCTATGAAATCCACGACGATTATCCCGCCGATGTTTCGGAGCCTCACCTGCCTTGCTATCTCCTGAGCAGCCTCCAGGTTCGTCTTGAGGACGGTATCCGCAAGGCAAGTAGTCCCGATAAACTTCCCGGTATTCACGTCGATGACTGTAAGCGCCTCGGTATGGTCGATGACGATGTAGCCCCCGCACCCGAGCCATACTTTCCGCCTGAGAGCACGAGCGATCTCCTCCTCGAGCCCGTAGGAGTCGAAGATGGGCTCTGGTCCGGCATGGAGCGAGACCCTGCCCCTCATGTTCTCGGACACCATGGACAGAAGGTCGGTGATCTTCTTCAGTTCCTTGGGGTCGTCCACTATGAACTTGTCGACTTCCTCTGTGAACTGGTCACGCACTAGCCTGTAGACCAGGTCGTAGTCTTTGTGGAGAAGGCACGGCGCCTTGGCTCTTCTGGCCTTGGCCTGGATCTTTCTCCAGAGCTTCGTGAGAAACTGGATGTCCGCTGCGATCTCCTTGTCATCTCTGCCCTCGGCGACGGTGCGGACTATCACGCCCATTCTCTTGGGTTTGGCCTGTTGGGCGATTTTCTTGAGCCGGTCCCGCTCCTCGTCCCTCTCGATCCGCCTGGATATGCCCACATAGTCTACAGTCGGCATCAGCACGACATATCGTCCGGG from Bacillota bacterium carries:
- a CDS encoding Rne/Rng family ribonuclease, whose amino-acid sequence is MRKEIVVNSDNGEMRAAILEDGALVDLFIERSVHPRYAGNIYKGKVENVLPGMQAAFVDVGLERNVFLYVDDALAGRNGKEHRVVREADGEEIPVPKKSKSIKDILKPGQEIVVQVTKEPIGTKGARVVTDITLPGRYVVLMPTVDYVGISRRIERDEERDRLKKIAQQAKPKRMGVIVRTVAEGRDDKEIAADIQFLTKLWRKIQAKARRAKAPCLLHKDYDLVYRLVRDQFTEEVDKFIVDDPKELKKITDLLSMVSENMRGRVSLHAGPEPIFDSYGLEEEIARALRRKVWLGCGGYIVIDHTEALTVIDVNTGKFIGTTCLADTVLKTNLEAAQEIARQVRLRNIGGIIVVDFIDMDDENHQKMVIKQLEEALARDKTKASVLGFTHLGLVEMTRKKVQQGLVESLMKTCPTCEGRGRILSEETLAFRAMRAIKKEAQATDQPAMLVLIHPSVAAVLIGSGGSNLAALEEQTGKALYVKGSFDQCVEDIVVAAVGTREDVEKKALPVSVGDVIEVTIEEPHMANAKNGIARIEGYVIDVEGAGRLMGTKVRAEVTRVFKTYAKAKVVREEPEEPASGTSDLIEKGV